In a single window of the Streptacidiphilus sp. P02-A3a genome:
- a CDS encoding response regulator transcription factor: MTRTTGFPDWSREAERAALLSAREREVFLLLGAGCCNRKISARLDVTERTVKAHVASIMAKLQVESRLQAGLVAQSHWSLLDNGTTDGGTDGGPDGAAGREDHLAQSSMAEGSIHLPGKTG; the protein is encoded by the coding sequence ATGACGAGGACCACGGGCTTCCCCGACTGGAGCCGGGAGGCGGAACGTGCGGCGCTGCTGTCCGCACGCGAGCGAGAGGTCTTCCTGTTACTGGGCGCGGGCTGCTGCAACCGGAAGATCTCCGCGCGACTGGACGTCACCGAGCGGACGGTGAAGGCGCACGTGGCTTCGATCATGGCCAAGCTTCAGGTCGAGTCGAGGCTTCAGGCCGGACTGGTGGCGCAGTCGCACTGGTCCCTGCTCGACAACGGCACGACCGACGGCGGTACCGACGGCGGTCCCGACGGCGCGGCCGGACGCGAGGACCACCTGGCCCAAAGTTCCATGGCCGAAGGTTCAATTCACCTGCCCGGTAAAACCGGATAG
- a CDS encoding fatty acid desaturase encodes MRSLPRALQFPLTVFTGKPLAEQTPPRWTPTFHLLSAVAAMAAGITVSTLAWNLGGWYLALLLLGWAVTLHGMRNLRMMVYHQCSHRNMYRKRRLDLVIGRATSSLLVIQNFARYSREHVSDHHAAHHMTLRDPTVQAFLVSLDMHPGMTRRQMWRRLLGKLVSPRFHLAFGISRILSFSHESARSEKAGAIALYGTVTGVAVATGVWPVVLVAWLIPLVPLFQISNTLRLCVKHTFPPVGVEVRRGRAYFASLTNAIFIGEPTPDPRLPLARRTLAWARWTLRMLLVHAPSRYLVLTGDTVVHDYHHRYPSSREWFDYIFARQRDIDAGHQGWPEYHEVWGLVPAISYVFDSLAVADAEEYDVARLQSVSRRELFAAFDD; translated from the coding sequence ATGCGGTCCCTCCCCCGCGCCCTCCAGTTCCCGCTCACCGTGTTCACCGGGAAGCCGCTCGCCGAGCAGACCCCGCCGCGCTGGACCCCGACGTTCCACCTGCTCTCGGCCGTCGCCGCGATGGCCGCCGGGATCACCGTCTCCACGCTGGCCTGGAATCTCGGCGGCTGGTACCTGGCGCTGCTGCTGCTCGGCTGGGCGGTGACCCTGCACGGCATGCGGAACCTGCGGATGATGGTCTACCACCAGTGCTCCCACCGGAACATGTACCGGAAGCGCCGGCTCGACCTGGTGATCGGCCGGGCCACCTCCAGCCTGCTGGTCATCCAGAACTTCGCGCGATACAGCCGCGAACACGTCAGCGACCACCACGCCGCGCACCACATGACACTGCGCGACCCCACCGTGCAGGCATTCCTGGTGAGCCTGGACATGCACCCCGGAATGACCCGTCGGCAGATGTGGCGGCGACTTCTCGGAAAGCTCGTCTCGCCGCGTTTCCACCTGGCTTTCGGAATCTCCCGCATTCTTTCCTTCTCGCACGAGTCGGCCCGCAGTGAGAAGGCCGGAGCCATCGCGCTCTACGGCACTGTCACCGGCGTCGCGGTGGCCACCGGCGTCTGGCCGGTGGTCCTGGTCGCCTGGCTGATCCCGCTGGTCCCGCTGTTCCAGATCAGCAACACCCTGCGGCTCTGCGTCAAGCACACCTTCCCGCCGGTCGGCGTCGAGGTCCGGCGCGGCCGGGCCTACTTCGCCAGCCTGACCAACGCCATCTTCATCGGCGAGCCCACCCCGGACCCGCGACTGCCGCTCGCCCGGCGGACCCTGGCCTGGGCCCGGTGGACCCTGCGGATGCTGCTGGTGCACGCCCCCTCGCGCTACCTGGTGCTCACCGGTGACACGGTCGTCCACGACTACCACCACCGCTACCCGTCCAGCCGCGAGTGGTTCGACTACATCTTCGCCCGCCAGCGCGACATCGACGCCGGGCACCAGGGCTGGCCCGAGTACCACGAGGTGTGGGGCCTGGTCCCGGCCATCAGCTACGTCTTCGACTCGCTGGCCGTGGCCGACGCCGAGGAGTACGACGTCGCCCGGCTCCAATCGGTCAGCAGGCGCGAGCTGTTCGCCGCCTTCGACGACTGA
- a CDS encoding cobalamin-dependent protein (Presence of a B(12) (cobalamin)-binding domain implies dependence on cobalamin itself, in one of its several forms, or in some unusual lineages, dependence on a cobalamin-like analog.) has protein sequence MRSIPSPRPAQPTVRRKVILGVAASDSHAVANHLIAISLRELGFNVINLGTCTPIEEFIEAYQVHPEAEAIIIGSLNGHIHEDLRGLTAAKESGSIRCPVVVGGNLSVGSHKDGTAHDRLYTLGVDHILNDPAELPPLLDKLRVGRQSHQHTANNGPAYVWAAS, from the coding sequence ATGCGTTCCATCCCCAGCCCCAGGCCGGCCCAGCCCACGGTACGGCGCAAGGTCATCCTCGGCGTCGCCGCGAGCGACAGCCACGCCGTGGCGAACCACCTGATCGCCATCTCCCTGCGCGAACTCGGCTTCAACGTCATCAACCTCGGCACCTGCACCCCGATCGAGGAGTTCATCGAGGCGTACCAGGTGCACCCGGAGGCCGAGGCGATCATCATCGGCAGCCTCAACGGCCACATCCACGAGGACCTGCGGGGCCTCACCGCCGCCAAGGAGTCGGGCAGCATCCGCTGCCCGGTCGTGGTCGGCGGCAACCTCTCCGTCGGCAGCCACAAGGACGGCACGGCGCACGACCGGCTGTACACCCTCGGGGTCGACCACATCCTCAACGACCCGGCCGAACTGCCGCCGCTGCTCGACAAGTTGCGCGTCGGCAGGCAGTCCCACCAGCACACCGCCAACAACGGCCCGGCGTACGTCTGGGCCGCGTCGTGA
- a CDS encoding methylaspartate mutase, translating to MTGHGSVPPLAESVDYIAGLGKPTAAEVLARVHADGRVAIQPRCGVGGHQEMKSLLLELEEESAPDILTLTIDAHTRLKRFEQALRTLNRNPGDLNGYPLVTHGWERGRELNESVKAPLEIRHGSPDARILFDVSVASGITSFEGGGVSYNLPYSKAVPLSDSLEAWQEVDQRCGELADLGVVIDRELFGTLTAVLVPPSISLAISVMEAVLAARAGVRCVSIAYPQGGHLAQDVAALRAIPFLAERYLPSNVRVHAVLHEFMGVFPRLRDNAEDLIFYGALIARLGGASKLITKTYQEAYGIPDTRANAAGLRLANRANSPLLAFVTLDQEKLDEELDWVLAEVAEIVEPLLEQPDTIKAIVHAFEEGHLDIPFSASRYARSEIIPRRDSEGAIRYLSSGALPLSQPSLRRNAELLRSSDGSVPPMSHLLSGLVGDIDYFRTLFRETGLESS from the coding sequence GTGACCGGCCACGGGTCCGTCCCGCCGCTCGCGGAGTCGGTCGACTACATCGCCGGGCTCGGCAAGCCCACCGCGGCCGAGGTACTGGCCCGGGTGCACGCCGACGGCCGGGTGGCGATCCAGCCGCGCTGCGGCGTCGGCGGCCACCAGGAGATGAAGTCGCTGCTGCTGGAGCTGGAGGAGGAGTCCGCCCCGGACATCCTGACCCTGACCATCGACGCGCACACCCGGCTGAAACGCTTCGAGCAGGCGCTGCGCACGCTGAACCGCAACCCGGGCGACCTCAACGGCTACCCGCTGGTGACCCACGGCTGGGAGCGCGGCCGGGAGCTCAACGAGTCGGTCAAGGCCCCGCTGGAGATCCGCCACGGCTCGCCGGACGCCCGGATCCTGTTCGACGTCTCGGTGGCCTCCGGGATCACCTCGTTCGAGGGCGGCGGCGTCTCCTACAACCTCCCCTACTCCAAGGCCGTCCCGCTGTCCGACTCGCTGGAGGCCTGGCAGGAGGTCGACCAGCGCTGCGGTGAACTGGCCGACCTGGGCGTGGTCATCGACCGGGAGCTGTTCGGCACCCTGACAGCGGTACTGGTGCCGCCGTCGATCAGCCTGGCGATCAGCGTGATGGAGGCGGTGCTCGCGGCCCGGGCCGGCGTCCGGTGCGTCTCCATCGCCTACCCGCAGGGCGGGCACCTGGCCCAGGACGTGGCCGCGCTGCGCGCCATCCCCTTCCTGGCCGAGCGCTACCTGCCCAGCAACGTCCGGGTGCACGCGGTGCTGCACGAGTTCATGGGGGTCTTCCCGCGGCTGCGCGACAACGCCGAGGACCTGATCTTCTACGGCGCCCTGATCGCCCGGCTCGGCGGTGCCTCCAAGCTCATCACCAAGACCTACCAGGAGGCCTACGGCATCCCGGACACCCGGGCGAACGCCGCCGGGCTGCGGCTCGCCAACCGGGCCAACTCCCCGCTGCTGGCCTTCGTCACCCTCGACCAGGAGAAGCTCGACGAGGAACTGGACTGGGTGCTCGCCGAGGTCGCCGAGATCGTGGAGCCGCTGCTGGAGCAGCCGGACACGATCAAGGCCATCGTCCACGCCTTCGAGGAGGGCCACCTGGACATCCCGTTCAGCGCCAGCCGCTACGCCCGGTCCGAGATCATCCCCCGGCGCGACTCCGAGGGGGCCATCCGCTACCTCTCGTCCGGCGCGCTGCCGCTCTCCCAGCCGAGCCTGCGCCGCAACGCGGAGCTGCTGCGGTCCAGCGACGGCTCCGTGCCGCCGATGAGCCACCTGCTCTCCGGCCTGGTCGGCGACATCGACTACTTCCGGACGCTGTTCCGGGAAACCGGATTGGAGTCCTCATGA
- a CDS encoding 2-oxoacid:acceptor oxidoreductase subunit alpha produces the protein MTTVSEAAQLPPLVTTKQTLRVDRVVIRFAGDSGDGMQLTGDRFTTETAGFGNDLSTLPNFPAEIRAPAGTLLGVSSFQLHFADHDILTPGDAPDVLVAMNPAALQANLGDLRRGAEIIVDTDEFTKRALAKVGFRADPLDDGTLSAYAVHPVPLTTLTVEALKDSGLSRKDAERAKNMFALGLLSWMYHRPTEGTERFLRTKFARKPLIAEANVLAFKAGWNYGETTEDFAVSYEVAPATAAFAPGRYRNISGNLALSYGLVAASKQSGLPLFLGSYPITPASDILHELSKHKNFGVRTFQAEDEIAGVGAAIGAAFGGALGVTTTSGPGVALKSEAIGLAVSLELPLVIVDIQRGGPSTGLPTKTEQADLLQAMYGRNGEAPVPVVAPATAGECFTAALEAARIALTYRTPVFLLSDGYLANGSEPWRIPEPSELPDLSTEFATEPNRPDGSFWPYLRDPETLARPWAVPGTPGLEHRIGGIEKQDGTGGISYDPANHDHMVRTRQAKIDGITVPELAVDDPSRSARVLVLGWGSTYGPIAAAVRQVRTAGGRVAQAHLRHLNPFPANLGSVLAGYDRVIVPEMNLGQLAHLLRAKYLVDVHSVNQVTGLPFKADQLADTITAELEGHRG, from the coding sequence ATGACCACCGTCAGCGAGGCGGCGCAACTGCCGCCGTTGGTGACGACGAAGCAGACCCTGCGGGTGGACCGGGTGGTGATCCGGTTCGCGGGCGACTCGGGCGACGGGATGCAGCTGACCGGGGACCGGTTCACCACCGAGACGGCGGGGTTCGGCAACGACCTGTCGACACTGCCGAACTTCCCGGCCGAGATCCGCGCCCCCGCAGGCACGCTGCTCGGGGTCTCCTCGTTCCAGCTGCACTTCGCCGACCACGACATCCTCACCCCGGGCGACGCCCCGGACGTACTGGTGGCGATGAACCCGGCGGCGTTGCAGGCGAACCTGGGCGACCTGCGGCGCGGCGCCGAGATCATCGTGGACACCGACGAGTTCACCAAGCGGGCACTGGCCAAGGTCGGCTTCCGGGCCGACCCGCTGGACGACGGCACGCTGTCGGCCTACGCGGTGCACCCGGTGCCGCTGACCACGCTGACGGTGGAGGCGTTGAAGGACTCGGGGCTGTCGCGCAAGGACGCGGAGCGGGCGAAGAACATGTTCGCGCTGGGTCTGCTGTCGTGGATGTACCACCGGCCGACCGAGGGTACCGAGCGGTTCCTGCGGACCAAGTTCGCGAGGAAGCCGCTGATCGCCGAGGCGAACGTGCTGGCGTTCAAGGCGGGGTGGAACTACGGCGAGACCACCGAGGACTTCGCGGTCTCCTACGAGGTGGCCCCGGCCACGGCGGCGTTCGCGCCCGGCCGCTACCGCAACATCTCCGGGAACCTGGCCCTGTCCTACGGGCTGGTGGCGGCCTCGAAGCAGTCGGGGCTGCCGCTGTTCCTCGGCTCCTACCCGATCACCCCGGCCTCGGACATCCTGCACGAGTTGAGCAAGCACAAGAACTTCGGGGTGCGGACCTTCCAGGCGGAGGACGAGATCGCCGGGGTCGGCGCGGCCATCGGCGCGGCCTTCGGCGGCGCGCTGGGGGTGACCACCACCTCCGGCCCCGGCGTGGCACTGAAGTCCGAGGCGATCGGACTGGCGGTCTCACTGGAACTGCCACTGGTGATCGTCGACATCCAACGCGGCGGCCCCTCCACCGGACTGCCGACCAAGACCGAGCAGGCGGACCTGCTCCAGGCGATGTACGGCCGCAACGGCGAGGCGCCGGTACCGGTGGTGGCCCCGGCGACGGCGGGGGAGTGCTTCACCGCGGCGCTGGAGGCGGCGCGGATCGCGCTGACCTACCGCACCCCGGTCTTCCTGCTCTCCGACGGCTACCTGGCCAACGGCTCCGAACCCTGGCGGATCCCGGAGCCCAGTGAACTGCCGGACCTGTCCACCGAGTTCGCCACCGAGCCGAACCGGCCGGACGGCTCCTTCTGGCCCTACCTGCGCGACCCGGAGACGCTGGCCCGGCCCTGGGCTGTGCCCGGCACCCCCGGCCTGGAGCACCGCATCGGCGGGATCGAGAAGCAGGACGGCACCGGCGGCATCTCCTACGACCCGGCCAACCACGACCACATGGTCCGCACCCGCCAGGCCAAGATCGACGGCATCACCGTGCCGGAGCTGGCGGTGGACGACCCCTCCCGCTCCGCCCGGGTGCTGGTGCTCGGCTGGGGCTCGACCTACGGGCCGATCGCCGCCGCCGTCCGCCAGGTCCGCACCGCCGGCGGCCGGGTCGCCCAGGCGCACCTGCGGCACCTCAACCCGTTCCCGGCGAACCTCGGCAGCGTCCTGGCCGGCTACGACCGGGTCATCGTCCCCGAGATGAACCTGGGCCAGCTCGCCCACCTGCTGCGGGCCAAGTACCTGGTGGACGTCCACTCGGTGAACCAGGTGACCGGCCTGCCGTTCAAGGCCGACCAGCTCGCCGACACGATCACCGCCGAGTTGGAGGGCCACCGTGGCTGA
- a CDS encoding 2-oxoacid:ferredoxin oxidoreductase subunit beta, with product MADSRFPSLTLVPKASGPQTAKDFKSDQEVRWCPGCGDYAILAAVQSFLPELGLAKENICFVSGIGCSSRFPYYLDTYGMHSIHGRAPSIATGLATSRRDLSVWVVTGDGDALSIGGNHLIHALRRNVNLKILLFNNRIYGLTKGQYSPTSETGKITKSTPMGSLDHPFNPLSLALGAEATFVARTIDSDRKHLQSVLRAAAEHQGTALVEIYQNCNIFNDGAFDALKEPETREQALIRLEHGQPIRFGTDNTHGVFRDPNTGDLTTAPVTDTNTADVLIHDANATSPTTAFALTRLADPDTLHHTPIGILRSVRRPVYDDLMADQLVEATVRQGDGDLNALLTGSDTWTVRS from the coding sequence GTGGCTGACTCCCGCTTCCCCTCGCTGACGCTGGTTCCCAAGGCCAGTGGCCCGCAGACCGCCAAGGACTTCAAGTCGGACCAGGAGGTGCGCTGGTGCCCCGGCTGCGGCGACTACGCGATCCTCGCCGCGGTCCAGTCCTTCCTGCCGGAGCTGGGCCTGGCCAAGGAGAACATCTGCTTCGTCTCCGGCATCGGCTGCTCCTCCCGCTTCCCCTACTACCTCGACACCTACGGCATGCACTCGATCCACGGCCGCGCCCCCTCGATCGCCACCGGCCTGGCCACCAGCCGCCGCGACCTGTCGGTCTGGGTGGTCACCGGCGACGGCGACGCCCTCTCCATCGGCGGCAACCACCTGATCCACGCCCTGCGCCGCAACGTCAACCTGAAGATCCTGCTCTTCAACAACCGCATCTACGGCCTCACCAAAGGCCAGTACTCACCCACCAGCGAAACCGGGAAGATCACCAAGTCCACCCCCATGGGCTCACTCGACCACCCCTTCAACCCGCTCTCCCTGGCCCTCGGCGCCGAAGCCACCTTCGTCGCCCGCACCATCGACTCCGACCGCAAACACCTCCAGTCGGTCCTGCGAGCCGCCGCCGAACACCAGGGCACCGCCCTCGTCGAGATCTACCAGAACTGCAACATCTTCAACGACGGCGCCTTCGACGCCCTCAAAGAACCCGAAACCCGCGAACAGGCACTGATCCGCCTCGAACACGGACAACCCATCCGCTTCGGCACCGACAACACCCACGGCGTCTTCCGCGACCCGAACACCGGCGACCTGACCACCGCCCCGGTCACCGACACCAACACCGCCGACGTCCTGATCCACGACGCCAACGCCACCAGCCCCACCACCGCCTTCGCCCTCACCCGCCTCGCCGACCCCGACACCCTCCACCACACCCCCATCGGCATCCTGCGCAGCGTGCGACGCCCGGTCTACGACGACCTCATGGCCGACCAACTGGTCGAGGCCACCGTCCGGCAGGGCGACGGCGACCTGAACGCCCTGCTCACCGGATCCGACACCTGGACCGTCCGGTCCTGA
- a CDS encoding FAD/NAD(P)-binding domain-containing protein: protein MSPQAIRICVVGAGPRGTVALERICANAEVLAQGLPIEVHVVDPYPAGGGRVWNLDHPRQLLMNTVAGDVTVFTDQTVTCDGPLTPGPTQYQWACMVARGEVEGITPEGRVEAAALLPWSYASRALQGEYLAWAFRHIVAKAPAEVSVRVHRTRAIGLSDTADGLQEVRLEGEELPLRVDAVILAQGHYDVEPTDKERQLTDFANRHAVHYVPPASPGEADLAGARPGEPVLLRGLGLNFYDYMVLLSEGRGGRFTRDAEGRLCYRPSGAEPLMYVGSGRGMPYRSRAEIRKEIVPRYQPTFVTAEEIARLRTAAGTGRNDFRRDLFPLVSKEICWVYYQALLADGEPERLARLRTEYPAYAWGSDAMEQLIAELVPDPAQRWDWELLDRPADRVEFADQADFRSWITAQLTEDLRHSRLGPDASAVKAAAAAMRDLRDEVRQVVSHRGISGASYRDHIDRWFSGLCNYAASGPPATRVEQLLALIDAGIVEPMGPGMRVAADEQEGLFTATSARVPGTLVRARSLIEAHLPLTDVRRASDPLLRSLREAGGCRAFVIPDLDGPGYETGGIDVADVTFQVMDRDAVAHPARFSYGPPVESVQWVTAIGARPHVNSRTLLQGDEIARACLRRGATRIGAAGLQAIVQLAVPVAS from the coding sequence ATGTCCCCACAGGCGATACGCATCTGCGTCGTCGGCGCCGGTCCGCGCGGAACCGTGGCGCTGGAGCGGATCTGCGCGAACGCCGAGGTCCTGGCCCAGGGCCTGCCGATCGAGGTGCACGTGGTCGACCCGTACCCGGCCGGTGGCGGCCGGGTGTGGAACCTGGACCACCCGCGCCAGCTGCTGATGAACACCGTGGCCGGCGACGTGACCGTGTTCACCGACCAGACCGTGACCTGCGACGGCCCGCTGACCCCCGGACCGACCCAGTACCAGTGGGCCTGCATGGTCGCCCGCGGCGAGGTCGAGGGGATCACCCCGGAGGGGCGGGTGGAGGCCGCCGCCCTGCTGCCCTGGTCCTACGCCTCCCGCGCGCTCCAGGGCGAGTACCTGGCCTGGGCGTTCCGGCACATCGTGGCCAAGGCCCCGGCCGAGGTCTCGGTGCGGGTGCACCGCACCCGGGCGATCGGGCTGAGCGACACCGCCGACGGCCTGCAGGAGGTCCGCCTGGAGGGCGAGGAGCTGCCGCTGCGGGTGGACGCGGTGATCCTCGCCCAGGGCCACTACGACGTCGAACCCACGGACAAAGAACGGCAGTTGACCGACTTCGCAAACCGCCACGCGGTCCACTACGTGCCCCCGGCCAGCCCCGGCGAGGCCGACCTGGCGGGTGCCCGCCCCGGCGAGCCGGTGCTGCTGCGCGGGCTCGGGCTGAACTTCTACGACTACATGGTGCTGCTCAGCGAGGGCCGCGGCGGCCGGTTCACCCGCGACGCCGAAGGCCGCCTGTGCTACCGGCCGAGCGGCGCGGAGCCGCTGATGTACGTCGGCTCAGGCCGGGGCATGCCGTACCGCTCGCGCGCCGAGATCCGCAAGGAGATCGTCCCCCGCTACCAGCCGACCTTCGTCACCGCCGAGGAGATCGCCCGGCTCCGGACCGCCGCCGGGACCGGCCGCAACGACTTCCGCCGCGACCTGTTCCCGCTGGTCTCGAAGGAGATCTGCTGGGTGTACTACCAGGCGCTGCTGGCCGACGGCGAGCCCGAGCGGCTGGCCCGGCTGCGGACCGAGTACCCGGCGTACGCCTGGGGCAGCGACGCGATGGAGCAGCTGATCGCCGAGCTGGTGCCGGACCCGGCGCAGCGCTGGGACTGGGAGCTGCTGGACCGCCCGGCGGACCGGGTGGAGTTCGCCGACCAGGCGGACTTCCGGAGCTGGATCACCGCGCAGCTGACCGAGGACCTGCGGCACTCCCGGCTGGGTCCGGACGCCAGCGCGGTGAAGGCCGCCGCCGCCGCGATGCGGGACCTGCGCGACGAGGTGCGGCAGGTGGTCTCGCACCGGGGCATCAGCGGCGCCTCCTACCGCGACCACATCGACCGCTGGTTCAGCGGGCTGTGCAACTACGCGGCCAGCGGCCCCCCGGCGACCCGGGTGGAGCAACTGCTGGCGCTGATCGACGCCGGGATCGTGGAACCGATGGGTCCGGGGATGCGGGTCGCCGCCGACGAGCAGGAGGGCCTGTTCACGGCCACGTCCGCCCGGGTGCCCGGCACGCTGGTGCGGGCCCGGTCGCTGATCGAGGCGCACCTGCCGCTGACCGACGTGCGCCGGGCCAGTGACCCGCTGCTGCGTTCGCTGCGCGAGGCCGGCGGCTGCCGGGCGTTCGTCATCCCGGACCTGGACGGACCGGGGTACGAGACCGGCGGCATCGACGTGGCCGACGTGACCTTCCAGGTGATGGACCGCGACGCGGTGGCGCACCCGGCCCGGTTCTCCTACGGCCCGCCGGTGGAGTCGGTGCAGTGGGTGACCGCGATCGGCGCCCGACCCCACGTCAACTCCCGCACGCTGCTCCAGGGTGACGAGATCGCCCGGGCCTGCCTGCGCCGCGGCGCGACCCGGATCGGCGCCGCCGGACTCCAGGCCATCGTCCAACTCGCCGTACCCGTTGCCAGTTGA